In the genome of Pseudomonas protegens, one region contains:
- a CDS encoding PLP-dependent aminotransferase family protein, with protein MAVKVSIDMVSMLRSALHEGAGPKYKRLADALDQGIDQGLLAPGCKLFPHRQLADQLGVTIGTISRAYAELERVGQVVARVGDGTYVRQDGLQRPRDAGFRHVGEESPALFDMSRNTHIPGPESRLIAQGLRALADDPQGLLDVARYSPEAGLARYREAGARWLTQEGLQVDAAQVLCVNGAQHGLHIALLALLKAGDTLATEHLTYPGLISSARMQGIKLLGLPMDEQGLLPEALEEACRHHRLAALYCTPTLQNPSTAVQSAARREAIAEVCRRHNLLILEDETHAVLMARRPAPLAHFAPERTVLISSLSKAVAAGLRVGFLCAPPPLVGRLAAALRATCWMATPLVLELAAGWIDNGIAERLRQQQMAEIMRRKGLVAGLLQGLHWRSPEACPHFWIRVPEPWRASEIEAHLKQQHYLVATAETFAVGQAAVPQFIRASVCNTTADDRKLTEGFAALATALRQERGLPGW; from the coding sequence ATGGCTGTCAAAGTAAGTATTGACATGGTGTCAATGTTGCGTTCCGCCTTGCACGAAGGGGCGGGCCCCAAGTACAAGCGCCTGGCCGACGCGCTGGATCAAGGCATTGACCAGGGGCTGCTGGCCCCTGGCTGCAAGTTGTTTCCCCATCGGCAATTGGCCGATCAACTGGGGGTGACCATTGGCACCATCAGTCGTGCCTATGCCGAGCTGGAGCGCGTGGGGCAGGTGGTGGCGCGGGTCGGGGATGGCACCTACGTGCGTCAGGACGGCTTGCAGCGCCCGCGCGACGCCGGGTTTCGCCACGTCGGCGAAGAGTCGCCCGCGCTGTTCGACATGAGTCGCAATACCCATATTCCCGGGCCGGAGAGCCGCTTGATCGCTCAGGGCCTGCGGGCGCTGGCGGACGATCCCCAGGGGTTGCTGGACGTGGCTCGCTACAGTCCGGAGGCCGGGCTGGCGCGCTATCGCGAGGCCGGCGCCCGCTGGCTGACCCAGGAGGGGTTGCAGGTCGATGCCGCGCAGGTGCTTTGCGTCAACGGCGCCCAGCACGGTTTGCATATCGCCCTGCTGGCGCTGCTCAAGGCTGGGGATACCCTGGCCACCGAGCACCTGACTTATCCGGGCCTGATCAGTAGCGCTCGGATGCAAGGGATCAAGTTGCTGGGCTTGCCCATGGATGAGCAGGGGCTGTTGCCCGAGGCGCTGGAGGAGGCGTGCCGGCATCACCGGCTGGCGGCCCTGTATTGCACGCCGACCTTGCAGAACCCCAGTACTGCGGTGCAGTCCGCGGCGCGCCGCGAAGCGATCGCCGAGGTCTGTCGGCGGCACAACCTGTTGATTCTGGAGGACGAAACCCACGCCGTGCTGATGGCCCGGCGGCCGGCGCCGCTGGCTCATTTCGCCCCTGAGCGCACGGTGCTGATCAGCAGCCTGAGCAAGGCCGTGGCCGCGGGGTTGCGGGTCGGTTTCCTGTGCGCGCCGCCGCCACTGGTGGGACGATTGGCCGCAGCGCTGCGGGCAACCTGCTGGATGGCCACGCCGTTGGTCCTGGAGCTGGCTGCCGGTTGGATCGATAACGGCATTGCCGAACGCTTGCGTCAGCAGCAGATGGCCGAGATCATGCGGCGCAAGGGGCTGGTGGCGGGCTTGCTGCAGGGGTTGCACTGGCGCAGTCCAGAGGCCTGCCCGCATTTCTGGATCCGTGTTCCCGAGCCCTGGCGGGCTTCGGAGATTGAGGCGCACTTGAAGCAGCAGCACTATCTGGTGGCCACCGCCGAGACCTTCGCCGTGGGCCAGGCGGCGGTGCCGCAGTTCATTCGCGCCAGTGTCTGCAACACCACGGCCGATGATCGGAAACTGACCGAGGGCTTTGCTGCCCTGGCGACGGCGTTACGCCAGGAGCGTGGATTGCCGGGATGGTGA
- a CDS encoding DMT family transporter, translating into MTTTTTAAPTTTVPSRHWLATLVTCTLFLIVCLSWGTTWLGIKIAVESVPPLTAAGLRFLIAFPLFACFAWLRREPLMFPRGSRGFLVFVTLCYFSLPYTLLNYGEVHVSSGLTALLFSCMPVFILIFSALLLRERIHLAQLLGIAVGFASLFQIIRGQGLLNDHNELSGVLAILGAALLHALCYVVTKKHGSDISVITYNALPIGIAGLLLCLAGLAVESPDFAAISPRSWGALLYLGLAASVGGFIVYFFLLKRLNPVILSFVFIIFPVFAVIIGAWYEGQSLSRDLLLYASTLLGGFAITKLPLDKWLTRMTSRP; encoded by the coding sequence GTGACCACGACCACCACGGCAGCCCCCACCACAACTGTGCCTTCGCGCCACTGGCTGGCCACGCTGGTCACCTGCACCCTGTTCCTGATTGTCTGCCTGAGCTGGGGCACCACCTGGCTGGGGATCAAGATCGCCGTGGAAAGCGTGCCCCCGCTGACCGCCGCCGGACTGCGCTTTCTGATTGCCTTCCCGTTGTTCGCCTGCTTTGCCTGGCTGCGCCGCGAGCCGTTGATGTTCCCAAGGGGCAGCCGGGGCTTCCTGGTGTTCGTCACCCTGTGCTACTTCAGCCTGCCCTATACCTTGCTCAACTACGGCGAGGTGCACGTTTCCTCAGGCCTGACCGCGTTGCTGTTCAGTTGCATGCCAGTGTTCATCCTGATTTTTTCCGCCTTGTTGTTGCGAGAAAGGATTCATCTGGCGCAACTGCTGGGCATCGCCGTCGGCTTTGCCAGCCTGTTCCAGATCATTCGCGGCCAGGGCCTGCTCAACGATCACAACGAACTCTCGGGGGTGTTGGCGATTCTCGGCGCGGCGCTGCTGCATGCCCTGTGCTACGTGGTCACCAAGAAACACGGCAGCGACATCAGCGTCATCACCTACAACGCCCTGCCAATCGGCATCGCCGGCCTGCTGCTGTGCCTGGCCGGGCTGGCCGTGGAAAGCCCGGACTTTGCCGCGATCAGCCCACGCTCCTGGGGCGCCCTGCTGTACCTGGGGCTGGCTGCGTCGGTGGGCGGATTTATCGTCTACTTCTTCCTGCTCAAGCGCCTGAATCCGGTGATCCTGTCCTTCGTCTTCATCATCTTCCCGGTGTTCGCGGTGATCATCGGCGCCTGGTACGAAGGCCAGAGCCTGTCCCGAGACCTGCTGCTGTATGCGTCGACCCTGCTCGGCGGCTTCGCCATCACCAAATTGCCACTGGATAAATGGCTGACCAGAATGACCTCCCGCCCCTAA